In one window of Desulfuromonas sp. KJ2020 DNA:
- a CDS encoding LysM peptidoglycan-binding domain-containing protein, translating to MKIPGAIALFLLLAGCTPTFLGGAGSGSSVPEESAASENRLSEHLSLLVHSDQAMAYYSLLDADVDLSSLDPLVLPDDDELLLLSDEQTPPDDEGVNVVPAEVTFDFPVVENEKVQYFIDYYARRSPTAFRRWLERSGRYLPMMRQIFAEEGLPQDLTYLAMIESGFNNRAYSWAHAAGPWQFIESTGKIFGLRNDWWRDERRDFEKSTRAAARFLRDLHRQFDGDWYLAIASYNAGGGKLRQAIRKYNTRDFWELSHGSYLQNETKNYVPKLLAVTLIAKEPEKYGFTDLEYEQPLDFEVARIPSATDLEIVADLCGVPYDEIKALNPELKRWSTPPGEKDYALRVPVGTLGAFTEKYAVIPADERANYARHRIRQGDTLLALAKTHGIRVDDIIALNNIKNPRALRVGMDLILPLKKGFTHRPINELSDDYVRSKRATYTVRKGDSLWSVARRFGVREKELRVWNRLGWSNVIRPGQTLIVSATSAKPDKTAAKKTGPVRKIVYRVKSGDTLWGIGRQFDVGTHQIMDWNNLSQEHVLRPGDSLTLMVRGDFRG from the coding sequence ATGAAAATACCGGGGGCTATCGCCCTGTTTCTCTTGCTCGCAGGGTGCACGCCGACGTTTTTGGGGGGGGCGGGTTCTGGCTCTTCCGTCCCTGAAGAAAGCGCCGCCAGCGAAAATCGACTCAGCGAACACTTATCCCTGCTGGTCCACTCCGACCAGGCCATGGCCTATTATTCCCTTCTCGATGCCGATGTGGACCTCTCCTCTCTCGATCCTCTCGTCTTGCCCGATGACGATGAACTGCTGCTCCTTTCCGATGAGCAGACGCCGCCCGATGATGAAGGGGTTAATGTCGTTCCCGCTGAGGTTACTTTTGATTTTCCGGTAGTGGAAAATGAAAAGGTCCAGTATTTCATCGACTATTACGCCCGGCGCAGTCCGACCGCATTCCGGCGCTGGCTCGAGCGCTCGGGTCGCTATCTTCCTATGATGCGGCAGATTTTTGCCGAAGAAGGGCTGCCGCAGGACCTGACCTACCTGGCTATGATCGAATCGGGTTTCAATAATCGCGCTTACAGCTGGGCCCATGCGGCCGGGCCCTGGCAGTTTATCGAGAGTACCGGCAAGATTTTCGGTCTCCGGAACGACTGGTGGCGCGACGAACGTCGCGATTTTGAAAAATCGACCCGGGCGGCGGCGCGTTTTCTCAGGGATCTGCATCGCCAATTCGACGGTGACTGGTATCTTGCCATCGCTTCCTACAATGCGGGTGGCGGCAAATTGCGTCAGGCCATCCGTAAATACAACACCCGGGATTTCTGGGAGCTCAGCCACGGTTCCTATCTGCAGAACGAAACCAAGAATTACGTGCCCAAGTTGCTGGCGGTGACGCTGATCGCCAAGGAGCCGGAAAAGTACGGCTTTACCGACCTGGAATACGAGCAGCCCCTCGATTTCGAGGTGGCTCGCATTCCCAGTGCCACGGATCTGGAGATTGTCGCCGATCTTTGCGGCGTCCCCTATGATGAGATTAAAGCCCTGAACCCCGAGTTGAAGCGCTGGTCTACTCCCCCGGGCGAGAAGGATTACGCTCTGCGGGTCCCGGTGGGTACCCTGGGGGCCTTTACCGAAAAGTACGCCGTCATTCCTGCCGACGAGCGCGCCAATTATGCCCGCCACCGCATCCGGCAGGGCGATACGCTGCTCGCTCTGGCCAAAACACACGGCATTCGCGTCGATGACATCATCGCCCTGAACAATATCAAGAATCCCCGTGCCCTCAGGGTGGGTATGGATCTTATCCTGCCGCTCAAGAAGGGGTTTACCCACCGGCCCATCAATGAACTTTCCGACGATTATGTGCGCAGCAAAAGAGCGACCTATACCGTTCGTAAAGGTGATAGCCTCTGGAGCGTGGCCCGTCGGTTCGGGGTGAGGGAAAAAGAGTTGCGGGTGTGGAATCGCCTGGGCTGGAGCAATGTCATCCGCCCCGGCCAGACCCTCATCGTCAGCGCCACCTCGGCCAAGCCCGACAAGACTGCCGCCAAAAAGACCGGCCCGGTGCGCAAGATCGTCTATCGTGTCAAGTCCGGCGATACCCTCTGGGGGATCGGCAGGCAGTTTGATGTGGGGACGCATCAGATCATGGACTGGAACAATCTGTCCCAGGAGCACGTTTTGCGACCCGGTGACAGCCTGACCCTGATGGTCAGAGGTGATTTTCGGGGCTGA
- the hflX gene encoding GTPase HflX codes for MIHGNVTGLKPSQLKALERIANRRVPVGEVVTAELARYLTERSFEIGRQLGIIVDRQGTVRYVIVGDDREIVIPDLSSYALGRSGLRGLRCIHTHLKGEPLSQDDLTDLALLRLDLMMVLTVGQQGLPGKVHYAHLLPPNPEGKSVEVLSAPSIYALDLEAATFFRSLDEELERKMAETIDLADTREKAILISVSQQGRQQVEDSLDELAELARTADVLVVDRVMQRPRQLNPKYLMGEGKIKEVVIAALQQGATLLVFDQDLSPTQVRSLSAITDLKVVDRSQLILDIFARRAHTLDGKVQVELAQLKYILPRLTGKGTAFSRLMGGIGGRGPGETKLEIDRRRIRDRISRLEKQLQNLEKGRRQRRQRRIRTDVPIVSIVGYTNAGKSTLLNALTQSQVLTEDLLFATLDTATRRLRFPMEREVIITDTVGFIRHLPKSLMGAFKATLEELEDADLLLHVVDLSNPRFEEQMAAVEKILTDLELHRIPRLLVFNKIDLVPEEEVPPLCRRFEAIPVSARDRATFMPLLHELERRFWPDSGGTP; via the coding sequence TTGATCCACGGTAATGTCACGGGGCTCAAACCCAGCCAGCTCAAAGCTCTTGAACGGATCGCCAATCGGCGGGTGCCTGTCGGTGAGGTCGTCACCGCCGAACTGGCCCGCTATCTGACGGAACGCTCCTTCGAGATCGGCAGGCAGCTCGGGATTATTGTCGACCGGCAGGGGACGGTGCGGTATGTCATCGTCGGGGACGACCGGGAAATCGTCATTCCTGATCTGTCCTCCTATGCCTTGGGGCGCAGCGGTCTGCGGGGCCTGCGCTGCATCCACACCCACCTTAAGGGAGAACCCCTCTCCCAGGACGATCTCACCGACCTGGCCCTGCTGCGCCTCGACCTGATGATGGTGCTGACCGTGGGACAGCAGGGGCTTCCCGGCAAGGTTCACTACGCCCATCTGCTGCCCCCCAATCCGGAAGGCAAAAGCGTCGAAGTTCTGAGCGCCCCGTCCATCTACGCCCTGGACCTGGAGGCAGCGACCTTTTTCCGTTCTCTTGATGAGGAGTTGGAGCGGAAGATGGCCGAAACCATCGATCTGGCCGACACCCGGGAGAAGGCCATTCTGATCTCGGTAAGCCAGCAGGGACGCCAGCAGGTGGAGGATTCCCTTGATGAACTGGCTGAACTGGCTCGCACGGCCGATGTGCTGGTCGTCGACCGGGTCATGCAGCGTCCGCGGCAGCTCAATCCCAAATACCTGATGGGCGAGGGGAAAATCAAGGAAGTGGTTATCGCCGCCTTGCAGCAGGGAGCCACCCTGCTGGTCTTCGATCAGGATCTCAGCCCGACCCAGGTGCGTTCCCTGTCGGCCATCACCGATCTCAAGGTTGTCGACCGTTCGCAGCTCATCCTCGACATCTTCGCCCGCCGCGCCCATACCCTCGACGGCAAGGTGCAGGTTGAACTGGCCCAGCTCAAATATATCCTGCCCCGCCTCACCGGCAAAGGCACCGCCTTCTCCCGTTTGATGGGCGGCATCGGTGGTCGTGGCCCCGGGGAAACCAAGCTGGAAATCGATCGACGGCGCATCCGCGATCGCATCTCCCGCCTCGAAAAGCAGCTGCAGAATCTGGAAAAAGGGCGGCGGCAGCGGCGGCAGCGGCGGATTCGCACCGATGTCCCCATCGTTTCGATCGTCGGTTACACCAATGCCGGCAAATCCACTCTGCTCAATGCGCTCACCCAGAGCCAGGTGCTGACGGAAGACCTTCTGTTTGCCACCCTTGACACGGCAACGCGGCGGCTGCGCTTTCCCATGGAACGCGAGGTCATTATCACCGACACCGTCGGCTTTATCCGCCATCTGCCCAAGAGCCTGATGGGGGCCTTCAAGGCTACACTGGAAGAGCTGGAAGATGCCGACCTGCTGCTGCATGTGGTCGACCTTTCCAATCCGCGTTTCGAAGAGCAGATGGCCGCCGTTGAAAAAATTCTGACCGACCTGGAGCTGCACCGCATCCCCCGCCTGCTGGTTTTCAACAAAATCGACCTGGTTCCAGAAGAAGAGGTCCCACCCCTGTGTCGCCGCTTTGAGGCTATCCCGGTCAGTGCCCGTGACCGCGCCACTTTCATGCCGCTGCTGCATGAACTGGAACGACGTTTCTGGCCCGACTCGGGCGGAACTCCTTGA
- a CDS encoding enoyl-ACP reductase translates to MGLMTGKRGIIFGVANDMSIAWGAAQQLKEAGATLAFTYLNEALEKRVRPLAESLGSDLILPCDVGRDEDIEAVFAKVKEVWGDIDFVVHSVAFANKDDLKRPFSETSREGFKLAMDISAYSLVAVTRYAVPLMNNGGSVVTLTYLGATRAVPNYNVMGVAKAALEASVRYLAAELGEKKIRVNAVSAGPIKTLAASGVGGLREKLKLMDQYAPLRRAVDQQDVGKSVVYMVSDLSSGVTGEVHFVDGGFSTVVPA, encoded by the coding sequence ATGGGTTTGATGACGGGAAAACGCGGCATTATTTTTGGTGTCGCCAACGATATGAGCATCGCTTGGGGAGCGGCCCAGCAACTTAAGGAAGCCGGCGCCACCCTGGCTTTCACCTATCTCAATGAAGCGCTGGAAAAGCGGGTTCGCCCCCTGGCCGAAAGCCTGGGGTCCGATCTGATCCTCCCCTGTGATGTTGGGCGTGATGAGGACATCGAAGCGGTTTTCGCCAAGGTAAAAGAAGTCTGGGGGGATATCGACTTTGTCGTGCATTCCGTCGCCTTCGCCAACAAGGACGACCTCAAGCGTCCCTTCAGCGAAACGAGTCGCGAAGGTTTCAAGCTGGCCATGGATATCAGCGCCTACTCTCTGGTGGCCGTCACCCGCTATGCGGTACCCCTCATGAACAACGGCGGCAGCGTTGTTACTCTGACCTATCTGGGCGCCACCCGCGCCGTGCCCAACTACAATGTCATGGGCGTGGCCAAGGCGGCCCTGGAGGCCTCGGTGCGTTACCTGGCCGCCGAACTTGGCGAGAAGAAGATCCGGGTCAACGCCGTGTCGGCCGGCCCCATCAAGACGTTGGCTGCCTCGGGTGTTGGCGGTCTGCGCGAGAAACTCAAGCTGATGGATCAGTACGCGCCTCTGCGCCGGGCTGTTGACCAGCAGGATGTAGGCAAGTCCGTCGTTTACATGGTTTCCGATCTCTCCAGCGGCGTGACCGGCGAAGTCCATTTCGTCGATGGCGGCTTCAGTACCGTCGTGCCCGCCTGA